From the genome of Triticum aestivum cultivar Chinese Spring chromosome 3B, IWGSC CS RefSeq v2.1, whole genome shotgun sequence, one region includes:
- the LOC123064289 gene encoding E3 ubiquitin-protein ligase SINA-like 3: MQGAAVAVEGRSRASPDKADEESAKKPRLDLPDAHSVKQELVAPDAAGGGDGGAIVAAASAFGPREELAVRIDKRLLHCPLCTLPFKPPVFQCKAGHLACGGCVAELPCGQCKACVDGAGFFDPCPALDAVVSSTRTECPNPGCKRYVTYHEVPEHQTACPHAPCRCTEPGCGYVGAPQALAGHLHTVHSVPVRAVQYGKASQLRVPVSAPRLVLLGDDDNRVFLLTVGALGAGVTAVSVVCARASAATRPRFACKMWVNLEPAKCGKEDMVLVDMHMRSSSSPGAVVAAGEPTFLMVPPMYLVPAAAAGDGAASMEVPLHIRIDKLSPWSDALV, translated from the exons ATGcagggcgccgccgtcgccgtcgaggGGAGGAGCAGGGCTTCGCCGGACAAGGCCGACGAGGAGAGCGCCAAGAAGCCGCGCCTCGACCTGCCCGACGCCCACTCCGTGAAGCAAGAGCTCGTCGCTCCAGATGCGGCCggaggaggagacggaggcgcCATCGTCGCGGCGGCGTCAGCGTTCGGCCCGAGAGAGGAGCTCGCCGTGAGGATCGACAAGCGCCTGCTCCACTGCCCCCTCTGCACCCTCCCCTTCAAGCCCCCCGTCTTCCAG TGCAAGGCGGGGCACCTGGCCTGCGGCGGCTGCGTGGCCGAGCTGCCCTGCGGCCAGTGCAAGGCGTGCGTGGACGGCGCCGGCTTCTTCGACCCCTGCCCCGCGCTGGACGCCGTCGTCTCCTCCACCCGGACCGAGTGCCCCAACCCCGGCTGCAAGCGGTACGTCACCTACCACGAGGTCCCCGAGCACCAGACCGCGTGCCCGCACGCGCCCTGCCGCTGCACGGAGCCGGGCTGCGGCTACGTCGGCGCGCCGCAGGCGCTCGCCGGCCACCTCCACACCGTCCACTCGGTGCCGGTGCGCGCCGTGCAGTACGGCAAGGCCAGCCAGCTCCGCGTGCCGGTGTCGGCGCCGCGGCTGGTGCTCCTCGGCGACGACGACAACCGCGTGTTCCTCCTCACCGTGGGCGCGCTCGGCGCCGGCGTGACCGCCGTGTCCGTGGTGTGCGCCAGGGCGAGCGCGGCGACGCGGCCCCGGTTCGCGTGCAAGATGTGGGTCAACCTGGAGCCGGCCAAGTGCGGCAAGGAGGACATGGTGCTGGTGGACATGCACATGAGGAGCAGCTCGTCGCCCGGCGCGGTGGTCGCCGCGGGGGAGCCGACGTTCTTGATGGTGCCGCCAATGTACCTggtgccagcagcagcagcaggggacgGGGCTGCGTCCATGGAAGTTCCCCTGCACATCCGCATCGACAAGCTCTCCCCTTGGTCCGACGCATTGGTTTGA